Proteins from a genomic interval of Oncorhynchus kisutch isolate 150728-3 linkage group LG28, Okis_V2, whole genome shotgun sequence:
- the LOC109873234 gene encoding BRCA1-A complex subunit RAP80 isoform X3 produces MPPRKKQENRGTDDCPRKRRRAQEEGNVVISDRDEDEDFRPTSSSSRGERKREKESRTRTNEMTEEEMLDLAMRLSKQEASSAALRQRQEEEAVRKAIAESLYADSPTHPHSESSLGSGGPTQQCQNSPPEGESSIQPPRCKLSYPNHGVADREGACGGGVHVEVAPSDRRRKGKKEGSPSQSSPLSQASTSVPLPSSQEEGSSQRNLFGDRSAKAIESQDYNNSTKSDSQSQLRIKSPGFPSTTAPQANKPVLCLEKLSQDLLVDCQASGFLLKGHPSLTLPTKSQKSQSYQPKSPTFSNTPVFSKTERGVEPGQSSPSFPKRAMFSNCDSGEEEKEASPTIPKSLVFFKTDRGKAEEQGSPTSPKSTMFSKTERGPEEKETFSGSPVFPRTDQIRDQGPQSCVESVSATGDYEDGDRDDAVKSRDASECLPPCPRTTLSLNKRFVPIRKTAGVSDKVVDQEEREGESSQRTVNRISMPAKLAAEEDLNSEELTLALETQPMQELTSNMALRWSDDDEEENGPEKSAHSPSPVFPQENDLPQPSNQGLSPNTHDHRSPQHKHSPCLVPKKRTHNFEGAACEEGESQSKCIRKKFTLKGMYGAPCPSLLRQAAGRSQDEAKGGSTSSHQPLASSSRLSPPTDGQGYGGVVRYYWGVPFCPLGQNPDAYTQVILSQLEVYEKSLKEAQRGLLRKAGWGEPVLPGPPEKPFSRRGRLERRRAPRLMEEEERGGKRQEELVEVVEDDDEDEGEKRKSPSPVFHADTSQLILLQRRLGLRRKEERLAEKQPPDLLEEREEDEKEEKMDDKEGGEKREEEEVDVRGLQVPETQLSDDSTQDLMVTSPAQPQPESQSLPQIQTFLSSPRPLEQREEGMLVVGEEEGRRSSPVGIPAVGEDVRMEEDIPEPAFPRSPNMDCPMCMRLFPLTEIEMHAAYCDGTTGIMEEEMAEESHSQGDFLLQDISVKARRKRTRRGENIGEEQPSSSGSGKVVQGEKCFLCQQLFPLKYHEKHVEDCIKNKEFSKAAPRDGQSGDFLSALDQTEHIYSGTAEAKPCDTTINNQQSGLIDDLDTAESGGRGDFSAPGFRVSTSPIQSFTPVSEATDCLIDF; encoded by the exons GATGAAGACTTCAGAccgacatcatcatcatcaagagGGGAGCGCAAACGGGAGAAGGAGAGTAGAACACGAACAAACG AGATGACAGAGGAGGAGATGCTGGACCTGGCCATGAGACTGAGTAAACAGGAGGCCAGCAGCGCTGCTCTCCGGCAACGACAGGAGGAAGAGGCCGTGAGGAAGGCCATCGCTGAAAGCCTCTAT GCAGACAGCCCTACTCATCCCCACTCAGAATCTTCGCTCGGGTCAGGGGGCCCTACACAACAATGTCAAAATTCTCctccagagggagagagcagcataCAGCCCCCCAGGTGTAAACTCTCCTACCCTAACCATGGTGTGGCTGACAGGGAGGGAGCCTGCGGTGGAGGTGTTCATGTAGAGGTGGCTCCCTCagacaggaggaggaaggggaagaagGAGGGAAGCCCATCCCAGTCCTCCCCCCTCAGCCAAGCTTCCACCTCAGTGCCTCTCCCATCCTCACAG GAAGAGGGGTCTTCTCAGAGGAACCTTTTCGGAGACCGCTCAGCCAAGGCAATTGAATCTCAGGACTACAACAACTCCACAAAGAGTGACTCCCAGTCCCAACTCAGGATCAAGTCCCCTGGTTTCCCTTCCACTACGGCTCCCCAAGCCAACAAACCTGTCCTGTGCCTGGAGAAGCTTAGCCAGGACCTCCTAGTAGACTGTCAGGCCTCTGGGTTCCTACTAAAGGGTCATCCCAGCTTAACGCTTCCCACAAAGTCCCAGAAATCTCAATCTTATCAGCCCAAGAGCcccacattctccaatacccctGTGTTTTCcaaaacagagagaggtgtggaaCCAGGCCAAAGTAGTCCCTCCTTTCCTAAACGTGCCATGTTCTCTAATTGTGATTCAGGAGAGGAAGAAAAAGAGGCCAGTCCCACCATTCCTAAAAGCCTGGTCTTTTTCAAGACTGATAGAGGAAAGGCAGAGGAACAAGGGAGTCCAACTTCTCCTAaaagcaccatgttctctaagaCTGAAAGAGGACCAGAAGAGAAAGAGACCTTCTCTGGAAGTCCAGTCTTTCCCAGAACTGATCAGATAAGGGACCAGGGTCCACAGAGCTGTGTTGAAAGTGTCTCTGCAACAGGAGACTatgaggatggagacagagatgatGCTGTGAAGAGCAGGGATGCCTCCGAGTGCCTTCCACCATGCCCCAGAACAACCCTGTCCCTGAACAAGAGATTTGTGCCTATAAGGAAGACTGCTGGAGTTTCAGACAAAGTTGTTGACCAAGAGGAACGCGAGGGTGAATCCTCGCAGAGAACTGTAAACAGGATTAGCATGCCTGCAAAGTTGg CTGCAGAAGAAGACCTTAATTCAGAGGAACTTACATTGGCTTTGGAGACTCAGCCAATGCAGGAGTTAACCAGTAATATGGCGCTACGCTGGTCAGATGATGACGAAGAGGAAAATGGTCCTGAAAAG tcAGCTCACTCGCCCAGCCCAGTCTTCCCACAGGAGAATGACCTCCCTCAGCCAAGCAACCAGGGTCTCTCCCCAAACACCCACGACCACCGTTCCCCCCAACACAAACACAGCCCCTGCCTCGTCCCCAAGAAACGCACTCACAACTTCGAAGGCGCCGCGTGCGAGGAGGGGGAGAGCCAGTCCAAGTGCATCCGGAAGAAGTTCACCTTAAAGGGCATGTATGgagccccctgtccctctcttctcaGACAGGCTGCAGGTAGGAGCCAGGATGAGGCCAAAGGCGGAAGCACCTCTTCCCACCAGCCCCTGGCCTCCTCCAGCCGCCTCTCTCCCCCCACAGACGGCCAGGGTTATGGGGGAGTGGTGCGCTACTATTGGGGTGTGCCTTTCTGTCCACTGGGGCAGAACCCAGACGCCTACACACAG GTGATCCTGTCCCAGCTGGAGGTGTATGAGAAGAGCCTGAAGGAGGCCCAGAGGGGTCTGCTGAGGAAGGCAGGCTGGGGGGAGCCAGTCCTCCCTGGGCCCCCAGAGAAACCCTTCTCCAGGAGGGGACGCCTCGAGAGACGCAGGGCCCCACGACTcatggaagaagaggagagagggggaaaacgtCAGGAAGAGCTAGTGGAGGTGGTagaagatgatgatgaagatgagggagagaagagg AAATCTCCCTCCCCTGTTTTTCATGCAGATACCAGTCAGCTAATTCTACTTCAACG GAGACTTGGCCTTAGAAGAAAAGAGGAAAGACTAGCAGAAAAACAACCACCTGACttactggaggagagggaggaagacgaGAAGGAAGAAAAGATGGATGATAAAGAgggtggagagaagagggaggaggaagaagtggATGTCAGAGGCTTACAAGTTCCAG AGACCCAACTCAGTGACGACAGCACTCAAGACCTCATGGTCACCAGCCCTGCACAG CCCCAGCCAGAGAGCCAGTCCCTGCCTCAGATCCAGACCTTTCTTTCATCACCCCGTCCTCTGGAACAGCGTGAAGAGGGGATGTTGGTggttggagaggaggaggggcggAGGAGTAGCCCTGTGGGGATCCCTGCTGTAGGAGAGGATGTTCGGATGGAGGAGGATATCCCAGAGCCTGCCTTCCCTCGGAGCCCCAACATGGACTGTCCCATGTGCATGCGTCTCTTCCCCCTGACGGAGATTGAGATGCACGCTGCCTACTGTGACGGTACCACCGGTATCATGGAGGAGGAAATGGCAGAGGAGAGCCACTCGCAGGGTGATTTCCTTTTGCAGGACA TTTCAGTCAAGGCTCGTAGGAAGAGGACCAGAAGGGGTGAGAACATTGGAGAGGAGCAGCCCAGCTCTTCTGGCTCTGGCAA GGTGGTACAGGGAGAGAAGTGCTTCCTGTGTCAGCAACTATTTCCTCTCAAGTACCATGAGAAGCATGTAGAGGACTGCATCAAGAACAAAGAGTTCTCCAAGGCTGCACCCAGAGACGGACAG AGTGGAGACTTTCTGAGTGCTCTGGACCAGACAGAGCATATATATTCAG GGACTGCTGAGGCCAAACCATGTGATACTACCATCAATAACCAACAAAG
- the LOC109873234 gene encoding BRCA1-A complex subunit RAP80 isoform X5, whose product MPPRKKQENRGTDDCPRKRRRAQEEGNVVISDRDEDEDFRPTSSSSRGERKREKESRTRTNEMTEEEMLDLAMRLSKQEASSAALRQRQEEEAVRKAIAESLYADSPTHPHSESSLGSGGPTQQCQNSPPEGESSIQPPRCKLSYPNHGVADREGACGGGVHVEVAPSDRRRKGKKEGSPSQSSPLSQASTSVPLPSSQEEGSSQRNLFGDRSAKAIESQDYNNSTKSDSQSQLRIKSPGFPSTTAPQANKPVLCLEKLSQDLLVDCQASGFLLKGHPSLTLPTKSQKSQSYQPKSPTFSNTPVFSKTERGVEPGQSSPSFPKRAMFSNCDSGEEEKEASPTIPKSLVFFKTDRGKAEEQGSPTSPKSTMFSKTERGPEEKETFSGSPVFPRTDQIRDQGPQSCVESVSATGDYEDGDRDDAVKSRDASECLPPCPRTTLSLNKRFVPIRKTAGVSDKVVDQEEREGESSQRTVNRISMPAKLAAEEDLNSEELTLALETQPMQELTSNMALRWSDDDEEENGPEKSAHSPSPVFPQENDLPQPSNQGLSPNTHDHRSPQHKHSPCLVPKKRTHNFEGAACEEGESQSKCIRKKFTLKGMYGAPCPSLLRQAAGRSQDEAKGGSTSSHQPLASSSRLSPPTDGQGYGGVVRYYWGVPFCPLGQNPDAYTQVILSQLEVYEKSLKEAQRGLLRKAGWGEPVLPGPPEKPFSRRGRLERRRAPRLMEEEERGGKRQEELVEVVEDDDEDEGEKRKSPSPVFHADTSQLILLQRRLGLRRKEERLAEKQPPDLLEEREEDEKEEKMDDKEGGEKREEEEVDVRGLQVPETQLSDDSTQDLMVTSPAQPQPESQSLPQIQTFLSSPRPLEQREEGMLVVGEEEGRRSSPVGIPAVGEDVRMEEDIPEPAFPRSPNMDCPMCMRLFPLTEIEMHAAYCDGTTGIMEEEMAEESHSQGDFLLQDISVKARRKRTRRGENIGEEQPSSSGSGK is encoded by the exons GATGAAGACTTCAGAccgacatcatcatcatcaagagGGGAGCGCAAACGGGAGAAGGAGAGTAGAACACGAACAAACG AGATGACAGAGGAGGAGATGCTGGACCTGGCCATGAGACTGAGTAAACAGGAGGCCAGCAGCGCTGCTCTCCGGCAACGACAGGAGGAAGAGGCCGTGAGGAAGGCCATCGCTGAAAGCCTCTAT GCAGACAGCCCTACTCATCCCCACTCAGAATCTTCGCTCGGGTCAGGGGGCCCTACACAACAATGTCAAAATTCTCctccagagggagagagcagcataCAGCCCCCCAGGTGTAAACTCTCCTACCCTAACCATGGTGTGGCTGACAGGGAGGGAGCCTGCGGTGGAGGTGTTCATGTAGAGGTGGCTCCCTCagacaggaggaggaaggggaagaagGAGGGAAGCCCATCCCAGTCCTCCCCCCTCAGCCAAGCTTCCACCTCAGTGCCTCTCCCATCCTCACAG GAAGAGGGGTCTTCTCAGAGGAACCTTTTCGGAGACCGCTCAGCCAAGGCAATTGAATCTCAGGACTACAACAACTCCACAAAGAGTGACTCCCAGTCCCAACTCAGGATCAAGTCCCCTGGTTTCCCTTCCACTACGGCTCCCCAAGCCAACAAACCTGTCCTGTGCCTGGAGAAGCTTAGCCAGGACCTCCTAGTAGACTGTCAGGCCTCTGGGTTCCTACTAAAGGGTCATCCCAGCTTAACGCTTCCCACAAAGTCCCAGAAATCTCAATCTTATCAGCCCAAGAGCcccacattctccaatacccctGTGTTTTCcaaaacagagagaggtgtggaaCCAGGCCAAAGTAGTCCCTCCTTTCCTAAACGTGCCATGTTCTCTAATTGTGATTCAGGAGAGGAAGAAAAAGAGGCCAGTCCCACCATTCCTAAAAGCCTGGTCTTTTTCAAGACTGATAGAGGAAAGGCAGAGGAACAAGGGAGTCCAACTTCTCCTAaaagcaccatgttctctaagaCTGAAAGAGGACCAGAAGAGAAAGAGACCTTCTCTGGAAGTCCAGTCTTTCCCAGAACTGATCAGATAAGGGACCAGGGTCCACAGAGCTGTGTTGAAAGTGTCTCTGCAACAGGAGACTatgaggatggagacagagatgatGCTGTGAAGAGCAGGGATGCCTCCGAGTGCCTTCCACCATGCCCCAGAACAACCCTGTCCCTGAACAAGAGATTTGTGCCTATAAGGAAGACTGCTGGAGTTTCAGACAAAGTTGTTGACCAAGAGGAACGCGAGGGTGAATCCTCGCAGAGAACTGTAAACAGGATTAGCATGCCTGCAAAGTTGg CTGCAGAAGAAGACCTTAATTCAGAGGAACTTACATTGGCTTTGGAGACTCAGCCAATGCAGGAGTTAACCAGTAATATGGCGCTACGCTGGTCAGATGATGACGAAGAGGAAAATGGTCCTGAAAAG tcAGCTCACTCGCCCAGCCCAGTCTTCCCACAGGAGAATGACCTCCCTCAGCCAAGCAACCAGGGTCTCTCCCCAAACACCCACGACCACCGTTCCCCCCAACACAAACACAGCCCCTGCCTCGTCCCCAAGAAACGCACTCACAACTTCGAAGGCGCCGCGTGCGAGGAGGGGGAGAGCCAGTCCAAGTGCATCCGGAAGAAGTTCACCTTAAAGGGCATGTATGgagccccctgtccctctcttctcaGACAGGCTGCAGGTAGGAGCCAGGATGAGGCCAAAGGCGGAAGCACCTCTTCCCACCAGCCCCTGGCCTCCTCCAGCCGCCTCTCTCCCCCCACAGACGGCCAGGGTTATGGGGGAGTGGTGCGCTACTATTGGGGTGTGCCTTTCTGTCCACTGGGGCAGAACCCAGACGCCTACACACAG GTGATCCTGTCCCAGCTGGAGGTGTATGAGAAGAGCCTGAAGGAGGCCCAGAGGGGTCTGCTGAGGAAGGCAGGCTGGGGGGAGCCAGTCCTCCCTGGGCCCCCAGAGAAACCCTTCTCCAGGAGGGGACGCCTCGAGAGACGCAGGGCCCCACGACTcatggaagaagaggagagagggggaaaacgtCAGGAAGAGCTAGTGGAGGTGGTagaagatgatgatgaagatgagggagagaagagg AAATCTCCCTCCCCTGTTTTTCATGCAGATACCAGTCAGCTAATTCTACTTCAACG GAGACTTGGCCTTAGAAGAAAAGAGGAAAGACTAGCAGAAAAACAACCACCTGACttactggaggagagggaggaagacgaGAAGGAAGAAAAGATGGATGATAAAGAgggtggagagaagagggaggaggaagaagtggATGTCAGAGGCTTACAAGTTCCAG AGACCCAACTCAGTGACGACAGCACTCAAGACCTCATGGTCACCAGCCCTGCACAG CCCCAGCCAGAGAGCCAGTCCCTGCCTCAGATCCAGACCTTTCTTTCATCACCCCGTCCTCTGGAACAGCGTGAAGAGGGGATGTTGGTggttggagaggaggaggggcggAGGAGTAGCCCTGTGGGGATCCCTGCTGTAGGAGAGGATGTTCGGATGGAGGAGGATATCCCAGAGCCTGCCTTCCCTCGGAGCCCCAACATGGACTGTCCCATGTGCATGCGTCTCTTCCCCCTGACGGAGATTGAGATGCACGCTGCCTACTGTGACGGTACCACCGGTATCATGGAGGAGGAAATGGCAGAGGAGAGCCACTCGCAGGGTGATTTCCTTTTGCAGGACA TTTCAGTCAAGGCTCGTAGGAAGAGGACCAGAAGGGGTGAGAACATTGGAGAGGAGCAGCCCAGCTCTTCTGGCTCTGGCAAGTAA